ATGAAGATTATACAGCAGAAATAAAAACTGCTGATGCTCAGGAGTCATATGAGAAAGGTGTGATAGTTTTAGTAACTGGATGCTTAACTGGGAAGGATAATGTGAAAAGGAAGTTCTCACAGACATTCTTTCTGGCACCACAAGATAAGGGGTATTATGTCTTAAATGACGTCTTTAGGTATGTTGAGGAGAATGACACACTGCAGTCATCAAATCCCGACTCCACTGTCAATGAAAAAGCTGAGGCAGTGGCCATGCCGGAAGCAGGTCAGCATGGCTAATCTCTGTAACATATTCCCAACAGTTATTTATCTTGACAATATTTAATTGATGCTTACATGTTTCTAGATAATATACATGCTCCAGAACATCTTGTGACCAACCCTGCAATAACAGCAGAGAGTGAAAACCTTAATAATGGAGCTGAAGGTTATAATCCAGAGGACAATGAGGAAGAAGGATCAGTTATTGATGAAGAGGTTGCTGAACCCTCTGCAGATTTAAGTCAGAATGTTGCGATTCATGATTCAACTTCTGCAGTCCAGGATGATGCACCGAAGAAGTCATATTCATATGCATCAattgttagtttactttcatatattttcatattttctttttctcctccaGTTTTTACATTCCGTAAcataatgaattttatttacaTGAAGGTAATGAAAAGTAACACAGCATCTGGTCCTGTATATGTTCCCAGCCGAACTGTAAGAGCAGTACCTGCTAAATCCAGTGAACAATGGCCTACTACTACCAAACCAACTCCAGTACCAGAGGCATTAGCTCCTAGTAATGACAATGCTCCTGGGAGTAGTGATGTTCATGAGGAAGGTATATATTGAAACTTCTTGATATGGCTAACAGCCACTATCTTTTCTCAGACTAGTTAGCTGTGATATAGACTCATATTCCTCCTTGACATATTTGTTTCATCTAGTTCTGACTTGTGAATTGTAAGAGATTAAACATATGTAACTATGTAAGGAGGCTAAAATAAGTTGGAGTTTATTACTTCATATATACTCTGGCCTTAAATTATAGGTTGGAAATCGATTGAATTGCCTTTTTTACTTTTAACAGCTGAAGGTCATTCCATATACATACGGAATTTGCCATTTAATGCAACTGTTGAACAACTTGAGGAGGTCTTTAAGAAATTTGGTCCTATTAAGCATGGTGGAATCCAAGTTAGAAGTAGTAAGGTCTGTGAATACTTCATAAACCTCCAAATGATTTATGGGTTTTCTGAGTAAAGCTTATAGGATAGCTTTTACTTTTGGCTCCTTGCAGCATGGCTTCTGTTTCGGCTTTGTTGAATTTGAGGAAATGACTTCCATGAATAGCGCACTTGAGGTACGTGTTGAACTGTTGATTTTATTGCTCCTCACTGTTGTTTCTTTATCATGACATGAAATAAAAAGATGGACAACCATAATATCAACATAACATTTGAAATACTCAGTAGATGATAGTGGTATTGATCACCATTAGCTTTTCAGTTTTTTCTGTAATTCCTGAGTTCTAGCTTTTAATATAGCAATTGTGGGCTGCAACATTCTGGAAATGAATGTTTTCTGCATCTTCAGCACATAAGAAATTGCGTATGCTTGTAAAATGCTTGCCTTTATGGATATCCACTTGAACTGATGTAAATGCATTTTGGAAATGGATTTGGATATCTATTATATGGGTAAACTTGTTTAGTTCCTCTGGGTAGCATTTTGAAGGTGTAAACGTGTGATATTTGTGTGAAGTATATGAATTGATCTAATGGTTGGAAAGAGAAGATTTATGTGAATAAGATATCTTCATTTCTAATTAAAATGTCATACGATAACACTGTTTCCTCTGCATTTCACTAATGTTTCTCTGCAAAGGTATTGCTCACTTGATTCAGTTTTGaaagataatataataatataactGATTATAGTAGACATGTCTCTTGAGTTCTGATCTGCACTCTGCAACGGAAGAATTACCACTTATACAGGTTGCTTTGTGGTATTTTCATGATACTGCAGTACTGCACGTACCTAGCAGTGCATATCATGTGACCTATTAATAATCTATATTATTCATTTAATATGTTTtgtcaaaattaatttcagGCTTCACCTATCACCGTTGGTGATCGACAAGCTGTTATTGAGGAGAAGAGAACTACTACAAGAGGTATGTTGGTATATATTCATTATTACTTCTACTTTGAACAAAACATCGTAGCCAAGTTTATCAGAGGTTGATTATTCTCCCTTTTCCTCCTTCATTTTGTCCTTATTCTAGTTAGTGGTAGTGGAAGAGGAAGGTTTCCCTCCGGAAGAGGTGGGTTCAGAAGTGACAGTTTCAGGGGGCGTGCGAAATTTGGTGGCGGAAGAGGTTATGGCAGAAATGAGTTCAGAAACCAAGGAGAGTTCACAACGCGACCTAAGGGTCCAGCTGGACAAAAGGGAGATGGTTCTCAACGGGCCAGTCAAAATGGAAGTGGGCGGGGTGGACGGCAAGGTGTTGGCAACCGAAGTACTGCACCATCAACTTGAGCATGAGGTATTCATAGTTTAATGGGAAATTTGggggtggggggggggggggggaattTTTTCATAGGAGGAAGGCAAACTCCTATTTCTTTTCCACTTGTTTAGGCAGAATTTGAGGTTTACAACTTGAATTGTTGCAATCATTTAATGGATTAGTGGGTTGATCTGCCCATGCAGGAGTGTTTTGACACAATCATGtattccttttttttctccATAACGATGCACTTTGCCTTATGCTATTTTTCTAAGCCATATTGAGCATGAGTGTTCCACCTATTACAGTTATTTAGCATGGATATTTGTGTGGAATTTTCTTATGTAAATTGGGAACCTGTTCATGAACACAACATTTTCACCTCTGGTGATTGCAGGAGAACTTTTCCAGGTTATATTTTTCTGCTTTCTGTTGAACTAGTAGTACTGTAATGGGTTGTATTAACACCCGAGATTTTGCGAGTTAGCAAACATTGGAGACAAAATCTTCTGCAGATGAtaaagaatttaatttaatgttCCAAACGAACTTCTCTTGGCGAAAAATGAGAATGTTATATAGTAAATAGAGATGGTTGATTTAAGTCATAGAACGTTAAAGGAGGTTTGGATGTTCCAATAATAAGTTTTTAAGAAACTCGTTCTTGTTTTGAACAGAACAACGAAATTAGTAAAAATGACAAATAGGTGtctgattttttaaaattttgacaaATAAGTCCCtcacaaattttaattataaatatatccCTGATGTTTGCAAATGGCAGACAAATACGTTCCTCCATCTATTTGCCTCTCTTAAAGCAAATCGAGATAGTTGAGCTGGCGTCCATGTGTTCATTATGGAATTATGTGTCTGTTACGGTGTTAAAGTTTAATCTTTTCAGAAAAGTTAGAAGATAACTATATCTCTGTGCTCCTAAAATGGTGCTGTTTTGAGAGCTAccttaaattttcaaattctagTCAAATCCATATCTAACATGGCCCGAAGATGGAGATTCCGTCATCGTCAGCGACTCCCTTCCACTTCATGTGGGTTGGAGAGGTTCTTATGTTGGTGTGGGTTGGAGAGGCTCTTATGTTGGTGTTGCTAGAGGGCTTGCAATGGTGGACGTAGATGTTGTGGATGATCACGTTCGAGACATATTGGACCATGATGTAGCTGTCACCGATGACGTGGACATTGGCGCTGCGGCCGTCTACCGTCTTGTAGCTGTTGAAAGCTTGTTGAACTTCAAGAAACAATTTCTCCTCAAAGATGTTTCATGTTTCAAGGGTGAATGTGACTATTGCTCCACGGCGATACGAACTCGACCCGCTCCTCCGGGGCACCATAGCGGATTTACCCATGGAGAGGGAGTGAAAGCCTTGGTTTCGCCGCCCCTATTTCATTAGTAGATCTGGCCACCTTTCTGCCCAATGCGTTGCACCCGAAGTTGATGCTACAATCGGTGAGCTTCTGCTAGTTTGTTGATCAGTTTGGGTGCATCGCCAACCGTTGTCGATGGAATTTTCGGTGAGACAAGCGAAGAATTGGTCTTTTGAGAAAAGCTCCTCTCTTGAAAGGGAAGCATTGATTTTCTTGCAAAATGCAAGGATTTAATTCCATGCAATATATGTAAAAAGGTTGAATTTTTTGGATTTGGCTCCTCTGAAGTTGTTTATTTACTTTAGAGAGAAAAGTAACGCAATATAAGCCATTGATAACATAAACGGTTTTGATcatcttaaataaataaataataaataaatacattaaaagaACCTTGAAAATCGTGCAAGCAGCAGTTTCCAAAACTGCGTGATTTTAATCTTTCATCTTTTTTGAATtctgaataattttttaaaaaatttaataaaaaaataaaattaattaatttaaattggatcaaaaataattttttattttttattttaatataaaaaaatactcatgtaaatgtactaaattttttttagataaatgtactcaattttttttatttatacttaAAATAAGAATCTAATTGAGAACAAACTAAAGAGTGTTTAGAATAACTAATGATGTGATGTTGGTTTAATAGATCTCTACTAAATTTATATTGATAtacattaaattaatttatttatatttttatgtgttTTTATATGTTTATGATGCTTGTTTCATGTCTAATGTTgtagtttaaatttaaatatatgactggttaaaaaaatatattatcatCAGAAtagacaaataataaaaaatataaacaaaacaATTATCTCAAATTTCTTAAAGTCATTcattataaattcaaaaaaaaaaattacaaaatttaaataaatagtttttcattctatcatttaattatctaaatttggtgttgtaACTTCACTCCATTTGGTGTTGTAACTTGATTCCATGATTGAAGTGGCAAAATAGCTTGATTTTCAATATTTGAAGTGAAAATTTCAGCCTGCAATATAAACActattataagaaaaataataatacagAGGAACTTcaataagttttaaaaatattaaaaaaatgataataagaaatgaaaaatattaCAAACCTCACAATTTTGGGtggaattttttttgttgacgCCATTCTCTTGTTTGATTATTTTTCAACCCAGCTCTTGAGTCTTTTTCTACCTTTTCGtccttccttctttttcaaTCCTTTCACATTTTCAAGTAATCTTTCTAACGCATCTTCATCTGAACAGCTATTAACCATTTCTTTTGCATTCAAAATATTTGAAACATCATCATCTTGATTGTGT
Above is a genomic segment from Arachis stenosperma cultivar V10309 chromosome 1, arast.V10309.gnm1.PFL2, whole genome shotgun sequence containing:
- the LOC130946311 gene encoding nuclear transport factor 2 isoform X2 encodes the protein MAMQEASPATAPSAQVVGNAFVEQYYHILHQSPNLVHRFYQDSSFLSRSDNDGQMTTVTTMQAINEKILSLNYEDYTAEIKTADAQESYEKGVIVLVTGCLTGKDNVKRKFSQTFFLAPQDKGYYVLNDVFRYVEENDTLQSSNPDSTVNEKAEAVAMPEAEHLVTNPAITAESENLNNGAEGYNPEDNEEEGSVIDEEVAEPSADLSQNVAIHDSTSAVQDDAPKKSYSYASIVMKSNTASGPVYVPSRTVRAVPAKSSEQWPTTTKPTPVPEALAPSNDNAPGSSDVHEEAEGHSIYIRNLPFNATVEQLEEVFKKFGPIKHGGIQVRSSKHGFCFGFVEFEEMTSMNSALEASPITVGDRQAVIEEKRTTTRVSGSGRGRFPSGRGGFRSDSFRGRAKFGGGRGYGRNEFRNQGEFTTRPKGPAGQKGDGSQRASQNGSGRGGRQGVGNRSTAPST
- the LOC130946311 gene encoding nuclear transport factor 2 isoform X1, coding for MAMQEASPATAPSAQVVGNAFVEQYYHILHQSPNLVHRFYQDSSFLSRSDNDGQMTTVTTMQAINEKILSLNYEDYTAEIKTADAQESYEKGVIVLVTGCLTGKDNVKRKFSQTFFLAPQDKGYYVLNDVFRYVEENDTLQSSNPDSTVNEKAEAVAMPEADNIHAPEHLVTNPAITAESENLNNGAEGYNPEDNEEEGSVIDEEVAEPSADLSQNVAIHDSTSAVQDDAPKKSYSYASIVMKSNTASGPVYVPSRTVRAVPAKSSEQWPTTTKPTPVPEALAPSNDNAPGSSDVHEEAEGHSIYIRNLPFNATVEQLEEVFKKFGPIKHGGIQVRSSKHGFCFGFVEFEEMTSMNSALEASPITVGDRQAVIEEKRTTTRVSGSGRGRFPSGRGGFRSDSFRGRAKFGGGRGYGRNEFRNQGEFTTRPKGPAGQKGDGSQRASQNGSGRGGRQGVGNRSTAPST